Part of the Pirellulales bacterium genome is shown below.
CGGTTTAAGAATGAGCGAATCTGCTCTTGAAGCTTTTCCGACGGAAGTCGTCGATAAGCTAGAGACGTATGTTTATCGGTTAATCGATCCGCGAAATGGCGAGACGTTTTATGTCGGCAAGGGACAAGGCAACCGTGTTTTTATGCATGCCCGTGCAAAGGTCGATGGCGATGCACTTGACGACAAATTGAAGCGGATTCACGAAATACGCCTTGCTGGTTTTGACGTTGCTCATGTTATCCACCGTCATGGGCTGGATGATTCCACGGCTCTCGAAGTCGAAGCAGCGCTTATCGACGCATACCCGGGACTCACGAATGTAGTGGGTGGAGCAGGAAGCAGTGACTACGGAATAGCACACGCGAGAGAAATCATCGCACGCTATTCTTCAGAGCCGGCGGTTTTCTCACATAAGGCCATACTGATTAATGTCAACAAGTGGGCATTTGAATCGTCACTTTACTATGCAACTCGGTATGCCTGGAGAATTAGCAAATCAAAAGCCGAACAGGCTGAAGTCATTCTTGCAACACGACGAGGATTGATCGTAGGCGCGTTCATCGCTCACCAATGGCTGCCAGCAACGACGGCCAATTTCCCCGAACGTGAAGAAGCTCCAGGACGAATGGGATTCGTTGGTGAAGAGGCACCGCTAGAGATTAAAAAGATGTATGTTGGAAAGCGAGTCCCAGACGAATTCCGAAAAAAGGGCGCGGCAAATCCAATCAAGTACACTTGGAAGAAAAATCCGAAAAAAATCCGCTTTTTAAGTAGGTGTCGAGTCGATCAAGAGTTGAACGATTGAGTCTCTCGAAAATGATACCGAACTGCTTGAAACCGATTAAGTATATTTGGACGCGGTGATGCCGTCACAATTCTTTTCAGCTCTGACCCCTGCACACTCTTGCTATGCCCAATCTCTCCACCACCGTCAACGGCTTAAAACTTCCCAACCCCTTCGTCATCGCCTCCGGTCCGCCGGGGACGAATGCGAACGTGATTGGCAAGGCATTTGACGAGGGCTGGGGAGCCGTCGTTTGCAAGACGGTCAGTCTCGATGCTTCGAAGGTCATCAATGTGCAGCCGCGATACGGCCGGCTGCGGACTGCCCAGTCGCAGGAGATTATTGGTTGGGAAAATATCGAGTTGATTAGCGACCGGCCATTTGAGACTTGGATTGATGAATTCAAGCAGATCAAGGACAAGTATCCCGACCGCGTGCTGATCGCCTCGATCATGGAAGAATTTCGCAAAGACGCTTGGGTCGAGATCGTCGAGCGCTGCCAGGCGGCCGGCGTCGACGCGCTGGAGTGCAATTTTTCCTGTCCCCACGGCCTACCGGAGCGGCGAATGGGTTCAGCGATGGGAGAGAATGCTGAAATTCTTACCGAAGTTTGCCAGTGGGTGATGAGCACCGCAAAGGTTCCCGTGTGGGCGAAGATGACGCCGAACGTAACGCATATTGAAGAGCCGACACGCGCCGCTCTCAAAGCCGGGTGCGATGGCATCAGCGCGATTAATACCATTCGCAGCGTCATTGGCGTGAATCTCGACACGCTCCGTCCCGAACCGAGCGTCGAAGGCTTTACGACGGCCGGCGGCTATTCGTGCAGGGCGATCTTGCCGATCGCATTGCGGATGTGCATGGAAGTGGCGCAAGTGATCCACCAAGAATTCCCAGGCCGCACGCTCTCGGGCATCGGCGGCATCGAGACCGGCAGCGATGCGGCGCAATTTATCTTGCTCGGCTGCGATACGGTGCAAGTTTGCACCTACGTGATGAAATTCGGCTATCGCTGCATTCACGACATGACCGCCGAATTGTCGGCCTTCATGGATCGCCACGGCTTCCGATCGCTCGATGATTTCAAAGGGCATAGCCTGCAATATTTCACGACGCATTCCGACCTGGTGCGACGTCAAGCCGACGCGCGACAGGC
Proteins encoded:
- the preA gene encoding NAD-dependent dihydropyrimidine dehydrogenase subunit PreA, producing the protein MPNLSTTVNGLKLPNPFVIASGPPGTNANVIGKAFDEGWGAVVCKTVSLDASKVINVQPRYGRLRTAQSQEIIGWENIELISDRPFETWIDEFKQIKDKYPDRVLIASIMEEFRKDAWVEIVERCQAAGVDALECNFSCPHGLPERRMGSAMGENAEILTEVCQWVMSTAKVPVWAKMTPNVTHIEEPTRAALKAGCDGISAINTIRSVIGVNLDTLRPEPSVEGFTTAGGYSCRAILPIALRMCMEVAQVIHQEFPGRTLSGIGGIETGSDAAQFILLGCDTVQVCTYVMKFGYRCIHDMTAELSAFMDRHGFRSLDDFKGHSLQYFTTHSDLVRRQADARQAAKAAASKEKAIRADHEWKGDDFVQQSDALARG